GCCCGCACGTCGCCGTGCTGCCCGAGGGCCCCTACGTGCTGCCGACTGTGCGCGGCCGCAAGCTCGCGCTCGGCACGGCGTGGCTGGACGACGCGGCCTGACCGGGGCCCGCCCGGCTCGCGCGCGCCGGGAGGTGCTGGCCGTGATTGCAGTGTCCACCACGCGGTAATAATGTGTCCACATGGACGTCGGCGTGCGCGAGCTCAAGCAGAACCTCTCCGCCTATCTCGAACGCGCCGCGCGTGGCGAGACGATTCGGGTCACCGATCGCGGCCTGCCCAAGGCGATCCTCGGGCCTGTCCCGGGCGCCGTCCGGCTCGACGAGGGCCTCGCTCAGGGCTGGATTGCCGCGCCCGCGTCGCGCACCCGCGCGGGTCACGTCCGCCGCGCCAAGGCGGCCGTGCGAACGGACGACGTGCTGGCCGAGGACCGCGGGGAGTGAGCCTGTACGTCGACACCAGCGCCTGGCTCAAGCGCTACGTCAGCGAAGAGGAGAGCGACGCCTGCGAGCGCATGTTGCTCGCCGACCCCTCGTGGGTGACGGCGCGGCACACCTGGGTGGAGGTGGTGCGCAATCTGGCGAAGTTGCTCTCGGGTGGCGAGCGGGCGCGCATGAAGAAGGTCTTCGCCGCCGACTGGTCGCGTTGCCACGTCGTCGAGCTCGACGACACGACCTGCCATCGAGCCGGCGAGCTGGCCGAGACGCTGCAGGTGCGCACGCTCGATGCGTTGCACCTGGCCGCCGCCGAGCGCGCCGGAGGCGCCGCGCTGCCGTTCCTGACCTACGACCTCCGCCAGGCGCAGGCGGCGCGGTCGCTCGGCTGGACCGTCCTCGGCCGCTGAGGGCGATCCTGGCAGGCGCCGCGGAAGCGGCGCCCCCAACGCGGTTCGTCGCCTGCCGTCAGCTCGCCGCGCGCACGTGGCAATACGGCGCGCACCCTCGTACTCGTACTCGTACTCGTACACGTACTCGTACACGTACCCGTACTCGTACCCGTACACGTACACGACGGACGAGTACGTGTACGTGTACGTGTACGTGTACGAGTACGGGTACGGAATCGTACTGGCGTGTGCGCGTAGGCGTGCACCGCCCCGCCACCGAGGGAATGTCGCCCGGAACTCCTCAGCCCGCCACTGGGCGATGCACGCCTGGTCGCCGTTCGACGGGCACATGCCGCCGCCGCCGCTCTCGATCGCCGGCCACTTGCGGCCGTACTTCGCGTCGCACTTCGAATAGTCCGGCGTGCTCGCGGTCGTGACCGCCTTCGATTCCGCCTTCAGCCGGCAGAACCCGTACTTGCCGGCCTCCTTCAGCTTCGACGACTCGCACGTGTCCGCCGGCGTCAGCGCCGCGGCGTCGCCGGCGAGCGCCAGACTTGCCAGGACAGAGCCGTACCTTGAGGCGGCAACCGCCAAGGCGCCCCGCGTGGCGCCTCGGCGGTTGATTCGTCACTCGACGGTGACGCGGATCGACACCACCGGATCGTAGTACAGGTAGAACCTCCCGCGGATCTCGTACTCGCCGGCCGGCACGGTGGCGCCGGCGCTGTCCTTCAGGTCCCAGAAGGCTTTGAGCTGGTAGCGCAGCGCCGCCTCGTCGCGCTGCGGCGCGTTGGGCGCGAGGAACGGGTCGCCGCAGCCCTCCTCGCGGATGGTGCGCACCAAGCGGTCGCCCTGGTAGGCGTAGAGGTCGAGGCAGGGGTCGAAGATGCCGCCCGGGCGCTGCGTCTCGGTGACGGTGAAGCGCAGCTCGACGATGCCGGGCGCCGCGTAGGTGGCGCAGTCGGACTCGAGGGTCACGCGGTTGAAGTCGTCCGACCAGACGCCGCGGTTGACGTTCGCCGGATCGCAGTACGTCAGCTCGCTGGTGGCGAAGACCTCGAGCGGCAGGGCGGGCGAAGCGACGCCGTCGAGCTCGGCCCACACGGTGACCGTGCCGGCGGCGCGTCCGGTGAAGACGCCGGCGGCGTCGAAGCCGCCGACGCGCTCGTCGCTGCTGCGCCAGGTGACGCGATCGGAGAGGCTGCGGTCGAAGCCGACGTCGTAGAAGCCGACGGCGTGGAACACCGCCTGCGCGCCGACGCCGATCGCGCGGTCGTTGCCGTCCATGTAGATGGAGATGTTCTGCAGCGTCGCCTGGGCGACGACCCGCAGGGACACCGGCGCGCTGGTGACGCCGTCGAGCGTGGCGTCGACGGTGGCCTCTCCGGCGCCCTGCGCGGCGCCGTCGCCACCGGCGTCGATCGCCAGCACCGCCGCGTCGCTGCTGCGCCAGGCGACGCGGGCGCTGAAGTCCTCCCACTCGCCGGTGTCGTAATGCGCGGTGGCGAAGAAGCGCACGTGGTCGCCGACCAGCAGGGTCACGGCATAGCCGCATGCGAAGCAGGGCGCGGCGTCGCCGGGACGGACCGGCCCGCCATCGAGGTACTGGTAGGGATAGGAGCCCGGGTAGACCGACAGCGAGACGATGCTGGCGCGGTCGACGACGGTGACCGTCTGCGCGTCGCTGCGCACGTCGGCGAGCGCGGCGTGCAGCGTCGCCACGCCGGCGGCGGCGGCGGTGAAGCGGCCCTGGGCGACGCTGCCGACCGAGGGCGGGTCGACCGACCAGGTCACCTCGTCGCTGATGTCGTCGTAGTAGCCGGTGTCGAAGACGCCGAGGGCGCGGAACTGCAGCGAGCCGCCCACCCGCACCACCTGCTGGCAGGAGGGCGGCGGCAGGAAGACGTCGACCGGCGGCAGCGGCCGGGTCGCGTCGGGCGGGCCGCCGGCGTTCGGGTAGTACGTCTGGCAGCTCACGTTCTCGACGATGATCTGCTTCAGCGTCGGCCGCTCGACGACGGTCAGCGCCAGCGGCTGCGCCGGCGCCCCGGTGAGCGATGCCGTGATGCTGGCGTCGCCGACCGCGACGGCGGCCAGCCGCGCCCAGGCATCGACGGTCGCCGCCGGCGCCGACGACGACCAGGTGGCGAGCCAGGTGACGTCGATGGTCGTGCCGTCGGAGAGCTGGGCGACGGCGCGCGCGTCGCCGCGCTGCCCGACCACCAGACGCGACGGACCGTCGGCCGCCACCGCGACGATGTCGATCGGCTGGCCTGGCCGGCAGGGCTCGACGCAGGCCGACGACTCGCAGTTGTCACAGGCGAAGCAGGAGGCGACGCACTGGCAGCGGTCGCCGGCCAGGCCGCAGCCGCCGTCGTCGCCGCAGGCATACGGAAAGCGTTTGCACAGGCCGTCCGGACCGCAGGCGTCGGTGTGGAGGTAGGTGCGCGGCACGCAGGCGCGGCGCGGGCAGTCGGCGCAGTCGGGACAGCTCGGCACGCAGACGCAGACGTCGTCAGCGGTGTCGCAGGCGCCGTTGGCGTCGCAGGCGTAGAGCTGGCTGCCGCAGTCCTTGGCATCGAAGCGGCCATCGCCATCGGCATCGACCAGCGTCCGCCAGCCGTCGGACAGCTCGACCACCTGATCGCCGCGGGTGATCAGCGAGGCGCCGGTCGGCGCGAACACCGCCCGCATCGCCGCCCCGCCCTGGGTGTAGCGGGAGGTGGCGCGCACCAGGCCCCAGGAGACCTCCGCGATCACCTCGGCGGCGCCGTCGTCGCCGACGATGATCGGCACCACGAACGCCATCAGATTGCCGTCGACCGTCTTGGTGAAGCGCAGCGCGTGCCGCCCCGGGGTCAGTCCGCCGATGACGAAGCGACCGGCATCGTCGGTCTCGCCGCGCACGTCGCCATCGTCGGCCACCCACCCGGCGCCGCCGAGGGCGCGGTCGAAGCCGGTGCTGACCGGCGGCCGGCTCTCCGGCGGCAGCGTCGCGATGCCGTCGTTGCCGCCGGCGCCGACGGCGGCGTCGACCACCACCAGGCCGGCGACGGACCCGCTGACCCGCGTCGCCGTCGGCGGCGGCGTGCGCGTCGGCGTCGGGGTCGGCGTGCTGCCGGTGCTCGTGCTGGTGAACGTCGGCGTCACCCCGATGGCCAGGTCGCTGCCGTTGCCGCAGCCACCCGTGAACAGCGCCACCAGCGCCAGCACGACCATCGCCCGCATCCCGGTGCCCATTGCCCATCTCATAGCGCGCCTCCCCGTTGCCGCCATCGCGGGCCTTGTAAAACAACTCTTGTTAGTCCGTCAACGAGAATTGTTTCGAGGGGCGCGGAGCCGCGGGGGCCGCCGAGGCGCGGCGAGGCGATGCCTCGGCTGCCAGCAGTCCGTTGAAAAGCAGGCGGCGTCGCGAGGGCGAGGGGTCGTGCGCCAGATCGGGGCACCGAACCGGAGGCAAACCGGTCGGTGTTGTCGAGGATTCGGCCACGAAGAGCTGGCGCACAGGACCCGCCCGCAGTAGCCGACCTGTGGTTCGACGGGCTGCTAGAGCGCGGTCAGCTTGCGCGACGCCAGGATGGTGTGGACGGCGGTGATGCGGCCGGCGGCGTCGGTCTGCACGGCGACGACGCCGCGCGGCGCATGGCGGGGGCCGCCGCGATGGAACTCGATCAGCAGCGCCGGGAAGCCGTTGAGCATGCGGACGGCGCTGCTGGTCTGGCCGAAGTGGCGCATCAGGCCGCGTAGCAGGCGCAGGACGCGCGGGCGGCCGGCGACGACGTTGTGGGCCGCCGCATACTCGCCGCCCTCGGAGATGCTGCGCACGCCCTCGGCGAGCAGCGCCTCGAGCGCCGGCAGGTCGTCCGCCTGCAGCGCGCTCATGAAGCGCCACAGGGCCTCGCCGTTGCGCGCCTGGCGGTCCGGCGTCGGCACGCAGCGGGCGCGGTCGTAGTCGGCCATGGCGTGGCGGGCGCGGTGATGCGCGGTCTTCACCGCCGGCTCGGACATGCCGAGCGCCGCGGCCGTCTCGCGCACCGAGTAGTCGAAGACGTCGCGCAGCAGCAGGACGGCGCGCTGCCCCGGCGTCAGCGCCTCGAGGGCGAGCAGGAAGGCGAACGACACGCTCTCCAGCAGCTCGTAGCGTCCCTCGGTGGGGCTGCCGGACTCCGGCGGCAGCTCGTAGGCGGGCGGCGCGCTGTCGTCGCCCGTGTCGATCGGCGACGGCAGCCAGGGCTGGCGCCGCGGCACGCGGCGTCGCCGGCGCAGCGCGTCGCGCGAGAGGTTCATCGCCACCCGCACCAGCCAGGGTCGCCAGGGCGCGTCGGTGCGCGCCGGCGGCCGCTCGATGGCGCGCAGGAACGTCTCCTGCGTCAGGTCGTCGGCGTCGGCGGCGCTGCCGGTCATGCGATAGCAGAGCGCCCAGACGAAGCGGCGCTCGTCGGCGAACAGCGCGGCATGATCGGTGGCAGGGTTCATCGCATCGCGACCCGGCCGCGCGCCCGCGGCGGCCGCCGGCGCCGATTCTGTCATGCCGCGGCCATGCTGGGCAGCCGGCGGGTCGCGACGGCGGCGGCGGCGCGGCGGGCGCTCGCCAGGCTGGCGTCGGCGAGCAGCCCCTCGGCGCCGACCCAGTCGCCGGCGACGAAGACGCCGTCGACCCCGGGGACGGCGACGTCGGGCCGGCCGCGCAGGCCGCCCATCGCCGCCGTCGGCAGCGCGTTGGCGACCAGCAGGGTGGGGAGGAAGCGATGCTCAACCACCACCTCGCGCCACCCCGGTTGGATCAGGTCCATGAGGCCCTCGAGCTGGCGCTGGTCGGCCGTCGGGTCGGCGTCGCCGACCAGATACTTCATGACGTGGATCACCGCCGCGCCGTCCGGCGCCAGGCGCGCGGCGGCAGAGTGCACCGACAGGTACAGCGGCTGATCGATGCCGAGCGCGAAGGTGGCGCGCGGCCGCGGCAGACGGGCGAGACCGAGGTCGAGGCAGGCGGCGCGCAGGGGACGCGCCGCCGCCGCCCAGGCGCGGGCGGCGTCGCCGGCGGCGCCATCGAGCAGCTCGGCGGCGCCGTCCGGGCCGGCGGCGATCACCACCGCGTCGGCGTCGATCACGCCGCCGCCGGCGAGACGCACCGCGCGCCGCCCGGCGGCGCTGGCCACGGCGGTGGCGCGGCGGCTGGTGCACAGCGTCGCCCCGGCGGCGCGGGCGCGCGCCGCCAGACCGTCGACCAGTCCCTGCCAGCCGCCGTCGAGGTAGCGGACACCCGCGCCCAGCGCATGCTGGATCTGCGCCAGTGCCGCGCCGGCGCTCATCCGCTGGTGGTCGGCGGCATAGCTGCTCACCCGCACCAGGGCGCCGACCAGGGCGCGCACCCCGGGATGACGCACGTCGCGCGCCAGCCAATCGTCCACCGACGTGCCCTGCAGGGGCTCGGGATCGAGCCGCGCCAGGCCGCCGAGCAGGGTGGCGGTCTCGAGCTTGGCGGCGGCGCCGAAGAGGCCGGTGGTGAGCAGCGACAGGAAGCCGCCGGGAAGCGCGTGCGCGGCGCCGCGCGCCACGGCGTAGCCGCCGCTGGCGTTCGGCTTGCGGCCCGTGAACGGCACGCCGAGCTCGTCCAGCGCGCGCTC
The genomic region above belongs to bacterium and contains:
- a CDS encoding sigma-70 family RNA polymerase sigma factor translates to MNPATDHAALFADERRFVWALCYRMTGSAADADDLTQETFLRAIERPPARTDAPWRPWLVRVAMNLSRDALRRRRRVPRRQPWLPSPIDTGDDSAPPAYELPPESGSPTEGRYELLESVSFAFLLALEALTPGQRAVLLLRDVFDYSVRETAAALGMSEPAVKTAHHRARHAMADYDRARCVPTPDRQARNGEALWRFMSALQADDLPALEALLAEGVRSISEGGEYAAAHNVVAGRPRVLRLLRGLMRHFGQTSSAVRMLNGFPALLIEFHRGGPRHAPRGVVAVQTDAAGRITAVHTILASRKLTAL
- a CDS encoding type II toxin-antitoxin system VapC family toxin; translated protein: MSLYVDTSAWLKRYVSEEESDACERMLLADPSWVTARHTWVEVVRNLAKLLSGGERARMKKVFAADWSRCHVVELDDTTCHRAGELAETLQVRTLDALHLAAAERAGGAALPFLTYDLRQAQAARSLGWTVLGR
- a CDS encoding FAD-dependent oxidoreductase → MDRADVVVIGAGIAGLATAAWAARSGRSVIVLEKAAAAGGRARTANAGPFRFNLGPHALYCGGPAERALDELGVPFTGRKPNASGGYAVARGAAHALPGGFLSLLTTGLFGAAAKLETATLLGGLARLDPEPLQGTSVDDWLARDVRHPGVRALVGALVRVSSYAADHQRMSAGAALAQIQHALGAGVRYLDGGWQGLVDGLAARARAAGATLCTSRRATAVASAAGRRAVRLAGGGVIDADAVVIAAGPDGAAELLDGAAGDAARAWAAAARPLRAACLDLGLARLPRPRATFALGIDQPLYLSVHSAAARLAPDGAAVIHVMKYLVGDADPTADQRQLEGLMDLIQPGWREVVVEHRFLPTLLVANALPTAAMGGLRGRPDVAVPGVDGVFVAGDWVGAEGLLADASLASARRAAAAVATRRLPSMAAA
- a CDS encoding type II toxin-antitoxin system prevent-host-death family antitoxin, encoding MDVGVRELKQNLSAYLERAARGETIRVTDRGLPKAILGPVPGAVRLDEGLAQGWIAAPASRTRAGHVRRAKAAVRTDDVLAEDRGE